A region from the Indicator indicator isolate 239-I01 chromosome 4, UM_Iind_1.1, whole genome shotgun sequence genome encodes:
- the PLD4 gene encoding 5'-3' exonuclease PLD4, which produces MFNESSNMKLSVNNLNYVKMFQILGAILIFGLVLMAVYFMRAESVVHRNPEAAVVSIYEELEEEEVLYKDLPVTTVIENDSSRCNDCCSFELVENIPYDLAFEINSTAAKPLYQAWMRLLDIAQEKIHVASYYWSLTGKDIHVNDSSSKQGEDILKRFEKLLTENVSVYVAASVPTLATDSTDLELLEEQGAHVKKINFGRLAGGVLHSKFWIVDMKHIYIGSANMDWRSLSQVKEFGAVIYNCSCLAKDLWKTFSTYWDLGHANATIPFPWPLNYSTHINKHQPLEVELNGVLTKAYFSASPPVFCPKGRTYDLSSIISIISEARKFVYVSVMEYFPTSRFIHPERYWPAIDNALRRAAFNNRVQIHLLVSCWTHSDPAMLYYLRSLHALNNPHAHINVDVKLFIVPVLNHTNIPYGRVNHNKYMVTDKVAYIGTSNWSEDYFITTAGVGLIIKQNSTNLQLPLQEQLKNLFERDWNSKYAVNLEDVQGQKDCNWKGRL; this is translated from the exons ATGTTTAATGAGTCCTCCAACATGAAATTAAGCGTGAACAATCTAAACTACGTCAAAATG TTTCAAATCTTAGGGGCAATTTTGATTTTTGGTCTTGTCCTGATGGCTGTTTACttcatgagagcagagagtGTGGTACATCGGAACCCTGAAGCAGCAGTTGTCAGCATTTATGAAGAgttggaggaggaagaagtactCTACAAAGATCTCCCAGTAACAACTGTAATTGAAAATGATTCCAGTAGATGCAATGACTGCTGTAG CTTTGAACTTGTGGAAAACATTCCTTATGACTTAGCTTTTGAGATAAATAGCACTGCAGCCAAACCCTTGTACCAAGCCTGGATGAGACTCCTTGATATAGCCCAGGAAAAAATTCATGTGGCTTCTTACTATTGGTCTCTTACTGGGAAGGATATCCACGTCAATGATTCATCTTCCAAGCAG GGTGAAGATATTCTGAAGAGGTTTGAGAAACTACTCACAGAGAATGTCTCTGTGTATGTTGCAGCAAGTGTGCCAACTTTGGCTACAGATTCAACTGACCTTGAGCTTTTAGAGGAACAAG GGGCTCATgtaaaaaagattaattttggACGTTTGGCAGGAGGAGTGTTGCATAGCAAATTCTGGATTGTAGACATGAAACACATATACATTGGCAGTGCAAATATGGACTGGAGATCTTTATCTCAG GTGAAAGAATTTGGTGCTGTGATATATAACTGCAGCTGCTTGGCCAAAGACCTCTGGAAAACCTTTAGTACTTACTGGGATCTTGGACATGCTAATGCTACCATCCCATTTCCTTGGCCTCTTAATTATTCTACCCACATTAACAAGCATCAGCCTCTGGAAGTAGAGCTTAATGGAGTCTTAACAAAAGCCTATTTTTCT GCTTCTCCTCCAGTATTTTGTCCAAAAGGTCGTACCTATGACCTCTCTTCTATAATCAGTATTATCAGTGAGGCACGGAAATTTGTCTACGTTTCTGTTATGGAATATTTCCCTACCAGCCGTTTCATTCATCCAGAAAG atACTGGCCAGCCATTGACAATGCTCTGAGACGTGCAGCTTTCAACAACAGAGTACAAATCCACCTTCTGGTCAGCTGCTGGACTCACTCTGACCCAGCCATGCTCTACTATCTGAGGTCCCTGCATGCTCTCAACAACCCACATGCCCACATCAATGTTGACGTG AAACTTTTCATTGTTCCTGTTCTGAATCACACAAATATTCCATATGGGAGAGTGAATCACAACAAATATATGGTCACTGATAAAGTAGCCTATATTG GGACTTCCAATTGGTCAGAAGATTACTTTATTACTACAGCTGGTGTGGGACTAATTATCAAACAGAACTCAACCAACCTGCAACTGCCTCTCCAGGAACAATTAAAAAACCTTTTTGAGCGAGACTGGAATTCCAAATATGCAGTGAATCTGGAAGAtgtgcagggacagaaggactGTAACTGGAAAGGCAGACTCTGA